A genome region from Sphingorhabdus sp. SMR4y includes the following:
- a CDS encoding lipid II flippase family protein, with translation MPRLIWLDLTNEGLGYIGRTVTMAKRLHIGGLRKPRGVSMTIIMLYIVAQALLTAAVVGSLYANYLNPEYRAAASQLSAFITGFATVLLFVVIGSQPSVMTDDVVSGRIRQPMFRRTITWLSLSRAGRILLSQALLLSAALLVAYIAGVI, from the coding sequence ATGCCCAGGCTGATCTGGCTTGATCTCACCAACGAAGGGCTCGGTTACATCGGGCGAACCGTGACCATGGCAAAGCGCTTGCATATCGGCGGCCTGCGCAAACCACGAGGCGTGTCGATGACGATCATCATGTTGTACATCGTGGCGCAAGCGCTGCTGACAGCGGCTGTGGTCGGCTCACTTTATGCCAACTATCTCAATCCAGAATATCGGGCCGCCGCATCGCAGCTTTCGGCCTTTATAACCGGTTTTGCGACGGTTCTTCTGTTTGTGGTGATAGGCTCTCAACCGTCTGTGATGACCGATGATGTGGTAAGCGGAAGAATCAGACAGCCGATGTTTCGGCGGACTATCACGTGGCTTTCACTGAGCCGGGCTGGCCGGATTTTGCTGTCCCAGGCTTTGCTTCTGTCGGCGGCCTTGCTGGTCGCCTATATCGCTGGTGTGATTTGA
- a CDS encoding DoxX family protein produces the protein MARRVFRWLLAIFYLIAGVAHIRSPVGFLAITPDWVPFAEQVILVTGIAEIAGAVGLLIPPRVIPHVRYAAGIGLALYALCVYPANINHAINDIPIGGETANWYYHAPRLAFQPVFIWWALIVGGVINWPFRPDKS, from the coding sequence TTGGCGAGACGCGTTTTCCGCTGGCTGCTTGCCATCTTCTACCTGATTGCGGGCGTCGCACATATCCGGTCACCGGTCGGGTTTCTGGCAATAACGCCCGACTGGGTTCCCTTTGCAGAGCAGGTTATACTAGTTACCGGGATCGCCGAGATTGCTGGAGCGGTCGGTCTTCTGATTCCGCCAAGAGTGATTCCGCATGTCCGCTATGCTGCAGGAATCGGCCTGGCGCTATATGCGCTTTGTGTTTATCCGGCGAATATCAATCATGCGATCAACGATATCCCGATCGGCGGCGAGACCGCGAACTGGTACTATCATGCGCCTCGTCTGGCCTTTCAGCCTGTCTTTATCTGGTGGGCTCTCATCGTCGGCGGAGTGATCAACTGGCCATTCCGGCCCGACAAGTCGTAA
- a CDS encoding ion channel, with amino-acid sequence MFAELAVGGFMVLLTVLIHGVGIFGLARFLRIEAREEAAEHIHPMSPHGILVTLALVFGLFVLHGIEIWAYAIVYRLVDAIATFEQAIYFSTITYSTTGYNSDALDTKWQMIAAIEGLNGFILLGWSTAFFVTVVARMGRR; translated from the coding sequence ATGTTTGCAGAGCTTGCCGTCGGTGGTTTCATGGTTCTTCTGACCGTTCTCATTCACGGGGTTGGCATCTTTGGCCTCGCTCGTTTTCTGCGGATCGAGGCGCGCGAAGAGGCAGCCGAACATATCCATCCCATGTCGCCGCACGGCATTCTCGTGACGCTCGCTCTGGTGTTCGGTCTCTTTGTACTCCACGGCATCGAAATTTGGGCTTATGCCATAGTCTATCGTCTGGTCGATGCCATTGCGACCTTCGAGCAAGCGATCTATTTTTCCACGATAACCTATTCCACCACCGGCTATAACAGCGATGCGCTCGACACAAAGTGGCAGATGATTGCCGCTATCGAGGGGCTCAACGGTTTTATCCTGCTCGGCTGGTCGACTGCATTTTTCGTAACCGTGGTCGCGCGTATGGGGCGCCGCTAG
- a CDS encoding cold-shock protein, producing the protein MPTGTVKFFNTDKGYGFIAPEDGGDDSFVHITAVQAAGMQTLEKEQRLTYDVETGNNGKKAAVNLQQA; encoded by the coding sequence ATGCCTACAGGCACCGTAAAATTTTTCAACACCGACAAGGGCTATGGTTTCATTGCTCCTGAAGATGGTGGCGATGACAGCTTCGTACACATTACCGCAGTCCAGGCTGCCGGAATGCAGACGCTCGAAAAAGAACAGCGTTTGACCTATGACGTTGAAACCGGAAATAATGGCAAGAAAGCCGCTGTAAACCTGCAGCAGGCCTAA
- a CDS encoding cupin domain-containing protein, which translates to MQFNNFDSTTFLRDYWQKRPLLIRNPWQFWHNPLTPEDLAGLACEDHVESRLITQSSDDWNAEHGPLPETRFGELGNSPWTLLVQAVDQHVPDVAALIAPFRFVPNWRIDDVMVSYASDGGGVGPHFDHYDVFLVQGLGQRRWQIGGMCNDQTALRSHEDLLLLAKFEVMEEWVLNPGDMLYIPPGIAHNGVAIGPDCMTYSVGFRSPSRKELIGHWCDDLLPEMTDDDRYCDPDLTTQENPGEIPAAAIDRLHAMITEKLTDRAAFARWFGQYSSTPRYPDTDWRPEDPIETDHLRALLAENHPLLRNPASRFSFIRQDDSQLLLFIDGECFYCAGETSVLAEQLCARDRLTVDAGLRGSDDAVTLLAELYNRGNLSFDWS; encoded by the coding sequence ATGCAATTCAACAACTTCGATAGCACTACTTTCCTGCGCGACTACTGGCAGAAGCGCCCGCTGCTGATCCGAAATCCGTGGCAGTTCTGGCACAATCCCCTGACACCCGAAGATCTCGCAGGGCTTGCTTGCGAAGATCATGTGGAATCACGCCTGATCACACAATCGAGCGACGACTGGAATGCCGAACATGGTCCATTGCCAGAAACGCGTTTCGGAGAACTGGGAAATTCACCATGGACCCTTTTGGTGCAGGCCGTGGACCAGCATGTCCCGGATGTAGCCGCGCTAATCGCACCTTTTCGTTTCGTCCCCAACTGGCGGATCGATGACGTGATGGTAAGCTATGCCAGCGATGGCGGCGGGGTTGGCCCTCATTTCGATCATTATGATGTGTTTCTGGTTCAGGGCCTCGGCCAGCGTCGTTGGCAGATTGGCGGCATGTGCAATGATCAAACCGCACTGCGCTCGCACGAGGATTTGTTGCTTCTGGCAAAATTCGAAGTCATGGAAGAATGGGTACTGAACCCCGGAGATATGCTCTACATCCCGCCAGGTATCGCCCATAATGGTGTTGCGATCGGACCGGATTGCATGACCTATAGTGTCGGCTTCCGTTCTCCCTCGCGAAAGGAACTGATCGGTCACTGGTGTGACGACCTGCTGCCCGAAATGACCGATGATGACAGATATTGCGATCCCGATCTGACGACACAGGAAAATCCCGGGGAAATACCAGCTGCCGCCATCGACCGGTTGCATGCCATGATTACGGAGAAGCTGACGGATCGTGCTGCCTTTGCACGCTGGTTCGGCCAATATAGCAGCACGCCCAGATATCCGGATACCGACTGGCGTCCCGAGGACCCGATCGAAACAGACCATCTGCGCGCCTTGCTGGCCGAGAATCACCCGCTGCTCCGCAATCCTGCCAGCCGGTTTTCCTTTATTCGACAAGATGACAGTCAATTGCTGCTATTCATCGACGGAGAATGCTTTTACTGCGCCGGTGAGACGAGCGTATTGGCAGAACAATTGTGCGCCCGGGACAGGTTGACGGTCGACGCCGGGTTGCGTGGTTCGGATGATGCTGTGACACTTCTCGCCGAGCTTTATAACCGCGGCAACCTGTCATTCGACTGGAGTTAG
- a CDS encoding pseudouridine synthase: MAKLILFNKPFGVLPQFTDRGSETKRSTLSNFIDVPGVYPAGRLDRDSEGLMMLTDDGKLQARISDPKYKMPKTYLVQVEGDVSEDGLAMLRRGVELKDGLTRPATVERIAEPDLWPRDPPIRVRKSVPDCWIKLTISEGRNRQVRRMTAAVGNPTLRLVRWSIGDWTLEGLLPGEWRGDG; encoded by the coding sequence ATGGCGAAACTGATCCTGTTCAACAAACCCTTCGGCGTGCTGCCGCAATTCACCGATCGTGGGAGCGAGACCAAACGTTCGACGCTTTCCAATTTCATCGATGTGCCCGGTGTTTATCCTGCTGGCAGGCTGGACCGTGACAGCGAGGGCCTGATGATGCTCACCGATGATGGCAAGTTGCAGGCACGCATATCCGATCCCAAATATAAGATGCCGAAAACCTATCTGGTGCAGGTAGAAGGCGATGTTTCGGAAGACGGCCTCGCTATGTTGCGACGAGGCGTCGAATTGAAAGACGGGTTGACCAGGCCCGCCACAGTCGAACGGATCGCGGAACCGGACCTTTGGCCCCGCGATCCGCCGATTCGGGTGCGAAAGAGCGTGCCGGATTGCTGGATCAAACTGACAATAAGCGAAGGTCGGAACCGGCAGGTCCGGCGGATGACCGCGGCTGTCGGCAACCCCACATTGCGGCTTGTGCGCTGGAGCATCGGGGACTGGACGCTCGAGGGACTTCTGCCCGGCGAATGGCGGGGCGATGGATAG
- a CDS encoding alpha/beta fold hydrolase — MKKMIKIILLLLVVLGAAFLIFRTPDTDRADMIAKYGSEASRFVEDSHGAKIHYRDEGNKDGPALLLIHGSNSLLQTWEPVVALLGVRYRLISLDLYGHGLTGPHPTGAYDADTNIAAAVRVLNTVGVDKAYWVGNSMGGWLSWRAGLSVPERISGLVLIDASGAQVAEKIKPYLGARLARSSIGQILLPEITPRFLVKSSLEENFAKPERLTEAQVDRYWELLRFPGNRQAAVDRGKTPRQPEKWDEVGTLEMPVLLLWGEQDSVIPVSHARAFEAAIPGSKLITYADAGHLPMEETPEQVARDIDAWIQRLNVAPAVPE, encoded by the coding sequence ATGAAAAAGATGATCAAAATCATTCTGCTGTTGCTGGTAGTGCTGGGGGCGGCTTTTCTGATTTTCCGGACTCCGGATACAGATCGTGCCGATATGATCGCCAAATATGGCAGTGAAGCCTCGCGCTTTGTCGAAGATAGCCATGGTGCTAAAATCCATTATCGTGATGAAGGCAACAAGGACGGCCCGGCGCTACTGCTGATCCACGGGTCGAACAGCCTGCTCCAGACATGGGAGCCCGTGGTGGCTCTTCTCGGTGTTCGATATCGTCTCATTTCCTTGGATCTCTATGGTCACGGCCTCACCGGCCCCCATCCGACTGGCGCCTATGATGCCGATACCAATATCGCGGCTGCGGTCCGGGTGCTCAATACGGTCGGCGTCGACAAGGCCTATTGGGTCGGGAACAGTATGGGCGGCTGGCTGAGCTGGCGTGCCGGTCTGTCGGTACCGGAGCGCATCTCTGGACTGGTTCTGATTGATGCGTCCGGTGCGCAGGTCGCGGAAAAGATCAAACCCTATCTGGGAGCCAGGCTGGCGCGGTCCTCCATCGGACAGATATTGCTGCCGGAAATTACGCCGCGCTTTCTGGTCAAATCCTCGCTGGAAGAAAATTTCGCCAAGCCGGAGCGGCTGACCGAAGCGCAAGTCGATCGCTATTGGGAACTGCTTCGCTTTCCGGGCAATCGACAAGCGGCAGTCGATCGGGGCAAGACCCCGCGCCAGCCGGAAAAATGGGACGAGGTCGGTACTTTGGAAATGCCCGTGCTATTGCTCTGGGGCGAGCAAGACAGCGTCATCCCCGTGTCTCACGCTCGCGCGTTTGAAGCCGCAATCCCGGGCAGCAAGCTGATCACCTATGCCGATGCCGGTCACCTTCCAATGGAGGAAACGCCGGAACAGGTGGCGCGGGATATTGATGCCTGGATACAGCGTTTGAACGTAGCGCCGGCTGTACCGGAATGA